The following proteins are encoded in a genomic region of Fervidobacterium pennivorans DSM 9078:
- a CDS encoding 5'-nucleotidase C-terminal domain-containing protein — MKGRTTLTLVGLFVLAVLVLGQATSTTVTIIHTANIYGNVLPFNYFTNTYESKGLVQIYSYVSQLRQKSSELLLVDTGNLLYGSPFGDYFLENDASENPVVTLFNQIGYDVFVPGTFELTLESEKFEKNLKSLKTYVLASNLVNKFGFIKNYYVKVFRNGLKVATVGVVPPYGNLASADYVNTIKSVIQKLKSEVQPDVIILATSAGITYDPVSGKQISIQSALNLGDVLVKEFNKDVDIFLFGNQTLVYTGINKQNKVFSIPGSEGTSVNQIDISLSQTSGKWKISKVAVQNVKLEKIKPVENVMNWAQQFETYVEKWLDTPVIKSNITIGFNKYMAILEDTLVTEIVNKSIIEYTNSHIGIWNVFNPNFEGFIEGDITRRDLYALVGRTTTVKTLKLTGKQVKEIIMKSLNMLSFKDGKVVFEKSLVSSPWIYDLFENLEYEVVINKKELRKIQFMGKVINDSDVFVVSVPSVRTYGQNAIISGAIVEEFEIPVQKILFSQVKKILPEGVLDTKEDNNRVSLVQLTYTVKPGDTLARIAYRLGIATSDEDLPLAIVELMTLNPIIKNPNLIRPGWEIVYYKKYLDLIPPLRELFEAR, encoded by the coding sequence ATGAAAGGAAGAACGACACTTACACTGGTAGGTTTATTTGTTCTGGCAGTTTTAGTCTTAGGTCAGGCTACTTCAACAACGGTCACTATTATTCATACTGCCAATATTTACGGGAATGTTCTCCCGTTCAACTATTTCACGAATACTTATGAATCAAAAGGTTTGGTGCAAATTTATTCCTATGTTTCACAGCTTAGACAAAAATCATCAGAGTTATTGTTAGTTGACACCGGGAATTTATTATACGGCAGCCCGTTTGGCGATTACTTTTTAGAAAACGATGCAAGTGAAAATCCTGTTGTTACTTTATTCAACCAAATTGGTTATGATGTGTTCGTGCCAGGTACATTTGAGTTAACGCTTGAAAGTGAAAAATTTGAAAAAAATTTGAAAAGCTTGAAAACATACGTACTGGCATCTAATTTGGTGAATAAGTTTGGTTTTATTAAAAATTACTACGTCAAAGTTTTTCGCAACGGTTTAAAAGTTGCTACAGTAGGTGTCGTTCCACCATACGGTAATTTAGCTTCAGCAGACTATGTCAACACAATTAAATCAGTTATACAAAAATTGAAATCGGAGGTTCAGCCAGATGTTATTATCTTAGCAACCAGCGCTGGAATAACATATGACCCGGTAAGTGGAAAGCAAATCTCGATCCAGAGTGCCTTGAACTTAGGTGATGTTTTGGTTAAAGAATTCAACAAAGACGTAGATATTTTCCTTTTCGGTAATCAGACACTTGTTTACACAGGCATAAACAAGCAAAATAAAGTTTTTTCAATTCCCGGTAGTGAAGGGACTTCCGTAAATCAAATAGACATATCTCTTTCACAAACAAGCGGCAAATGGAAAATCAGTAAAGTAGCTGTACAAAATGTAAAGCTAGAAAAGATAAAGCCTGTAGAAAACGTAATGAACTGGGCTCAGCAATTTGAAACATACGTAGAAAAGTGGCTAGATACTCCTGTAATAAAGTCGAACATAACAATAGGATTTAACAAGTACATGGCAATTTTAGAAGATACCTTAGTCACAGAAATAGTTAATAAATCGATAATCGAGTATACAAACTCACATATCGGAATATGGAACGTGTTTAACCCAAATTTTGAAGGCTTTATTGAAGGAGATATTACGAGGCGAGACCTTTACGCTTTAGTGGGTAGAACAACTACAGTTAAAACGTTGAAATTGACGGGAAAACAGGTGAAAGAGATTATCATGAAGAGTCTAAATATGCTTTCTTTTAAGGATGGAAAGGTTGTTTTTGAAAAAAGTCTTGTAAGTTCTCCTTGGATCTACGATTTGTTCGAAAATCTTGAATATGAAGTTGTAATTAACAAAAAAGAATTGAGAAAGATACAATTTATGGGGAAGGTCATCAATGACTCTGATGTCTTTGTTGTTTCTGTTCCATCCGTGAGAACTTACGGTCAAAACGCTATTATTAGCGGGGCAATAGTGGAAGAATTCGAAATACCTGTTCAAAAAATTCTCTTCTCTCAAGTTAAAAAAATTCTGCCTGAAGGTGTCTTAGATACAAAGGAAGATAATAATCGAGTCTCGTTGGTGCAACTTACTTACACAGTGAAACCTGGAGATACTTTGGCTCGGATAGCTTACAGATTAGGTATTGCAACTTCAGATGAGGATTTGCCATTAGCGATAGTGGAACTTATGACACTTAATCCCATTATCAAAAACCCGAACCTTATTAGACCTGGATGGGAAATCGTTTATTACAAAAAATACCTTGACCTCATTCCACCTCTTAGAGAGCTTTTTGAGGCAAGATAG
- the metG gene encoding methionine--tRNA ligase — translation MKKFYITTPIYYVNAEPHIGSSYTTIIGDILARYKRMMGYDVFYLTGTDEHGQKIAQAAKERGVEPQQLCDELAQKFKELWKELEITNDYFIRTTDEHHMKTVQYFVSKMMENGDIYKGTYEGWYCVPCETYWNEDELEHSEDGKHLCPSCKREVQLIREENYFFRLSKYNEPLLKHFKENPDFVEPDFRRNEMLKILESGLKDLSITRTTLKWGVPMPNDPEHVIYVWVDALINYVSAIGYPDDMDTFNKWWPADVHLIGKEINRFHSLIWPAMLMSVGLPLPKKIFAHGWLTVNGQKISKSLGNAIDPREYVKKYGNDVVRYYLVRDIVFGKDGDFSEENLVKRLNSDLANDYGNLLHRTLAMIVKHFDAQIPGIGELEELDKKLVENYEKTKQTYIELMDKYRITEALEVLWQFIGDLNKYFDEAKPWILAKEGSKERLGTVLSLVTESIFKVATLVSCVMPNSSREIYSRLSVNEAFSEKFLEGWNILKGRKVVHGEPLFKKIEKTEKEIQKPQKSNKQGDKPMEKQESVVSQAENVVSLDELIDIDYFKKVDLRVAKIISAEKVEKSEKLIKLQIDLGELGTRQIVAGIAQFYKPEELVGRLIVVVANLKPAKLMGIESKGMLLAAKKNDRLTLLTVSGEIEPGAKIS, via the coding sequence GTGAAGAAGTTTTATATTACAACCCCTATTTATTATGTTAATGCTGAGCCACACATTGGAAGTTCTTATACAACTATCATTGGTGACATTCTTGCTCGTTACAAGCGGATGATGGGTTATGATGTCTTTTACTTAACCGGTACCGACGAGCACGGACAAAAGATAGCGCAAGCAGCGAAGGAAAGAGGAGTTGAACCACAGCAATTGTGTGATGAATTAGCCCAGAAGTTTAAAGAGCTTTGGAAAGAGCTTGAAATTACTAACGATTATTTCATCAGAACAACCGATGAACATCATATGAAAACTGTGCAATATTTTGTTTCAAAGATGATGGAGAATGGCGACATCTATAAGGGGACCTACGAAGGTTGGTATTGCGTACCTTGTGAAACTTACTGGAATGAAGATGAACTCGAACATTCAGAAGATGGAAAACACCTTTGCCCATCATGTAAACGAGAAGTGCAGTTGATTAGAGAAGAAAATTACTTCTTTAGACTATCAAAATACAACGAACCCCTCCTGAAACATTTTAAAGAAAATCCCGATTTTGTAGAGCCAGATTTTCGAAGAAACGAGATGCTTAAGATTCTTGAATCGGGGTTGAAGGACCTTTCAATAACTCGAACGACTCTGAAGTGGGGAGTTCCGATGCCAAATGACCCGGAGCATGTCATATACGTTTGGGTCGATGCGCTTATAAACTACGTTTCTGCTATAGGATATCCTGATGATATGGATACATTCAACAAATGGTGGCCTGCTGATGTGCATCTGATTGGAAAAGAAATTAACAGGTTTCATAGTTTGATTTGGCCCGCGATGTTGATGTCGGTTGGTCTACCATTACCTAAAAAAATCTTCGCGCATGGTTGGTTAACAGTAAATGGTCAAAAGATTAGTAAGTCGCTTGGAAATGCCATAGATCCAAGGGAATACGTTAAGAAGTATGGTAACGATGTTGTTAGGTATTACCTTGTCAGAGATATTGTCTTTGGTAAAGATGGGGATTTCTCTGAAGAAAACTTGGTCAAAAGACTAAATTCAGACCTTGCCAACGATTACGGAAATCTTTTACATAGAACGCTTGCAATGATAGTAAAACATTTTGATGCTCAGATACCAGGAATTGGAGAATTGGAAGAACTGGACAAGAAATTAGTGGAAAATTACGAAAAGACTAAGCAAACCTATATTGAACTTATGGATAAATACAGAATTACCGAAGCACTAGAGGTACTTTGGCAGTTTATAGGTGATTTAAACAAGTATTTTGATGAGGCAAAACCTTGGATACTTGCTAAAGAAGGAAGCAAGGAGAGACTTGGAACGGTTCTTTCTCTTGTAACTGAAAGTATTTTCAAAGTAGCAACACTTGTATCGTGTGTAATGCCGAATTCTTCAAGGGAGATTTACAGCAGGCTTTCTGTAAATGAAGCGTTCTCGGAAAAGTTTCTGGAAGGATGGAACATACTTAAAGGGCGCAAGGTTGTTCATGGCGAACCTCTCTTTAAAAAGATAGAGAAAACAGAAAAGGAAATCCAAAAACCACAAAAATCTAATAAGCAGGGGGATAAACCTATGGAAAAGCAAGAGAGTGTTGTAAGCCAGGCAGAAAATGTTGTTTCTTTGGACGAACTTATAGATATTGATTACTTCAAAAAGGTTGATCTTAGAGTAGCAAAGATTATATCAGCTGAAAAGGTTGAGAAATCAGAAAAGTTAATTAAATTGCAAATTGACCTGGGAGAACTTGGGACACGACAAATCGTTGCCGGAATCGCTCAATTCTACAAACCCGAGGAACTTGTTGGAAGACTGATAGTTGTTGTAGCAAACCTAAAACCAGCAAAACTTATGGGGATTGAATCTAAAGGTATGCTTCTTGCTGCAAAAAAGAATGACAGACTTACACTTTTAACAGTGTCTGGTGAAATAGAACCAGGAGCAAAAATTTCCTAA
- the gyrA gene encoding DNA gyrase subunit A, translated as MDEREIKQDTLSNNELRENNNSNNVIERVLEEELVKSYLSYSMSVIIGRAIPDVRDGLKPVQRRILYSMYELGLLHNKPFKKSARIVGEVMGKYHPHGDAAIYEALVRMAQPWSMRYPLVEGQGNFGSIDRDPPAAMRYTEARLHKIAEEMLEDIDKSTVRMLDNFDGSLQEPEVLPSKLPNLLLNGASGIAVGMATSIPTHNLRDVVDTIIAVIKKPDISLEEMIDIIKGPDFPTGGIIIGKAGIREMYVTGKGSFTVRGRVEVKHDKKKKSIIITEIPYGVSKADLINQIAAYLQEEEVPVRDLRDESDKEGLRIVIEFPEDINEEVILNNLYQRTNLQTRFNATFLVIDADKQPKLMNLKQLVEAYIKHRFEVIRKRTQYAYQQDSRRAHILEGLIKASKSIDTVVEIIRNAKDTSDAMSQLMEILQMTEEQAKAVLDMRLGRLTNLETQNLQSEYREVLLRLEKEKELLMSDEKVYEVIVQELLEVKEKYGDARRTEITEHEEVITKFGKKDLIPNKDVVMTLTRKGFLKLMDLNAFRTQRRNGKGVTGANLMEDDIISQIIYTKLHNKTLFFTSQGKVYEIENIDIEESGRATKGKPITKYIKLEPNERVLAMMDISDYKGDLLFVTKNGVVKRTSLEDFKNITSKGIRAITFRDGDELVSVLRVESEDSTVLISTKLGMSIRFPVDEVRTMGRNAAGVRGIRLREGDQVVSATILKDDSGYILTITEKGFGKLTEASEYRKQSRDGLGIKNIAEVEKTGPVVGVAYVKGDEEVVVFTKDGASIKFKVADVPSRGRVAQGVRVIHLAEGDVVADFAVIGGEE; from the coding sequence GTGGATGAAAGAGAAATTAAGCAGGATACATTATCTAATAATGAGTTAAGAGAGAACAACAATTCAAATAATGTAATAGAACGTGTACTCGAGGAAGAGCTTGTTAAGTCTTACTTGAGCTATTCAATGAGTGTCATTATTGGTCGTGCAATACCGGATGTGAGAGATGGGCTAAAGCCAGTACAAAGAAGGATATTATATTCCATGTATGAGCTTGGGTTGCTCCACAACAAACCATTTAAGAAGTCAGCACGTATCGTTGGTGAAGTCATGGGTAAATACCACCCTCATGGTGATGCTGCAATATACGAGGCGCTTGTTCGAATGGCACAACCTTGGTCGATGAGATACCCACTTGTTGAAGGGCAGGGAAATTTTGGTTCCATCGACCGTGATCCACCTGCTGCAATGAGGTATACTGAAGCCAGGTTGCACAAAATTGCCGAAGAAATGCTCGAAGACATAGACAAATCAACTGTTCGGATGCTCGACAACTTCGACGGCTCACTACAAGAACCGGAAGTGCTCCCTTCGAAGCTTCCGAACCTCCTCTTAAATGGTGCAAGTGGTATTGCTGTTGGAATGGCAACAAGTATACCAACGCATAATTTACGAGATGTTGTTGATACCATAATTGCAGTTATAAAGAAACCTGATATATCGTTGGAAGAGATGATTGATATAATAAAAGGTCCTGATTTCCCAACAGGAGGTATCATTATAGGTAAAGCCGGTATCAGGGAAATGTATGTTACCGGTAAAGGAAGTTTCACAGTTAGAGGAAGAGTCGAAGTAAAACATGATAAAAAGAAAAAATCGATTATTATCACTGAGATACCGTATGGTGTAAGTAAAGCAGACCTGATAAATCAAATAGCAGCCTACTTACAAGAAGAAGAAGTTCCTGTTAGGGACCTAAGAGATGAAAGTGATAAGGAAGGACTTAGAATAGTTATAGAATTTCCCGAGGATATAAACGAAGAGGTTATCTTAAACAATCTCTATCAAAGAACTAACCTTCAAACACGATTTAATGCAACATTTCTTGTTATTGACGCTGACAAACAACCAAAATTGATGAACTTAAAGCAACTTGTTGAAGCTTATATAAAGCACAGATTCGAAGTTATCAGGAAAAGGACGCAGTACGCTTATCAACAAGACTCACGAAGAGCGCACATTTTGGAGGGACTAATAAAAGCTTCAAAGTCTATTGATACTGTCGTAGAAATTATTCGGAATGCAAAAGATACATCTGATGCTATGTCTCAGCTTATGGAAATCTTACAGATGACTGAAGAACAAGCAAAAGCTGTGCTTGATATGAGACTTGGTAGATTAACCAACCTCGAGACACAGAACCTCCAATCGGAATACAGAGAGGTTCTTTTAAGGCTTGAGAAAGAAAAAGAACTCTTAATGAGCGATGAAAAAGTTTACGAAGTGATTGTTCAAGAGTTGCTTGAGGTTAAAGAGAAATACGGAGACGCTCGTAGAACAGAAATAACAGAACACGAAGAAGTTATAACGAAATTTGGCAAGAAAGACCTTATACCAAACAAAGATGTTGTTATGACTCTTACAAGAAAAGGATTCCTAAAGCTCATGGATTTGAACGCATTCAGAACGCAGAGGAGAAATGGTAAAGGTGTTACTGGGGCAAATTTGATGGAAGACGACATAATATCTCAGATTATTTATACCAAGTTGCACAATAAAACATTATTCTTCACTTCGCAAGGCAAAGTATACGAGATAGAAAACATAGATATAGAAGAAAGCGGTAGAGCTACAAAAGGAAAACCGATTACTAAATATATCAAGCTGGAACCAAATGAAAGAGTGCTTGCTATGATGGACATCTCAGATTACAAAGGCGATTTGCTGTTTGTCACAAAAAACGGCGTAGTTAAACGAACAAGTTTAGAAGACTTCAAGAATATTACATCTAAAGGTATAAGGGCAATTACTTTTAGAGATGGAGACGAACTTGTTTCAGTTTTGCGTGTAGAATCAGAAGATAGCACAGTTTTAATCTCAACCAAACTTGGTATGAGTATAAGATTCCCAGTTGATGAAGTTCGCACAATGGGGAGGAATGCTGCAGGTGTTAGAGGCATTAGATTAAGAGAAGGAGATCAAGTAGTGTCTGCCACAATTTTAAAAGACGATAGCGGATACATACTGACAATAACTGAAAAAGGTTTCGGGAAGCTTACCGAGGCAAGTGAATACAGAAAACAATCGCGGGATGGTTTAGGAATCAAAAACATCGCAGAAGTTGAAAAAACAGGTCCTGTTGTAGGAGTTGCATATGTAAAAGGAGATGAAGAAGTTGTGGTCTTTACAAAAGACGGAGCTTCTATAAAATTCAAAGTGGCGGATGTTCCTTCAAGGGGAAGAGTTGCTCAGGGTGTTAGGGTTATACACTTAGCAGAAGGTGACGTAGTTGCAGACTTTGCGGTTATAGGTGGTGAAGAATAA
- a CDS encoding thymidine kinase has protein sequence MKTIGKLTVITGPMYSGKTTELLNFAEIYEIGKKKTLIFKPAIDTRYSAEDVVTHKFHKMPARVVKDSTELFEYYNSLIEKPDAVFIDEVHFFDVELVNITKKITLDGVDVYCAGLDMSYLWEPFETTAKLMALADEIIKKKAVCEVCGEYKATLSYKLKNNGGVFDVGGKDKYIAVCKDCYESYERNAQNIDEEEGRTL, from the coding sequence CTTCTAAACTTTGCTGAGATTTACGAAATTGGTAAGAAAAAAACTTTGATTTTCAAGCCAGCTATCGATACCCGCTACAGTGCTGAGGACGTTGTAACTCACAAGTTTCACAAAATGCCTGCAAGGGTTGTCAAAGATTCGACCGAGCTTTTTGAATACTATAATTCTTTAATCGAAAAGCCGGATGCGGTGTTTATAGATGAAGTTCACTTTTTCGATGTCGAACTAGTTAATATCACCAAAAAAATAACCTTAGATGGAGTAGATGTTTATTGTGCAGGACTGGATATGAGTTATTTGTGGGAACCTTTTGAAACGACTGCAAAATTGATGGCACTTGCAGATGAGATTATCAAAAAGAAAGCAGTTTGTGAAGTATGTGGCGAATACAAGGCAACGTTATCTTACAAATTAAAAAACAACGGTGGTGTTTTTGATGTCGGCGGGAAGGACAAATACATCGCCGTTTGTAAAGATTGTTATGAAAGTTATGAAAGAAATGCACAAAACATAGATGAAGAGGAGGGAAGAACATTATGA
- a CDS encoding archease has translation MFREISHTADLAYEIEAANVNEMLQDFITIIIQNSEIFEKSDTDIPESMSNIVNKSNNEGTSDLQNVMKKCYNINKSNDSEFVDNLFDAVNDIISLVDRGYFPVKVENQCVYFTRKRVILRIKALTYHGLEVKLGERISLKVVFDI, from the coding sequence TTGTTCAGAGAAATCTCTCATACTGCAGACCTCGCTTATGAAATAGAAGCTGCAAATGTAAATGAGATGTTGCAAGATTTTATAACAATAATTATTCAAAATTCTGAAATTTTTGAGAAGTCTGACACGGACATTCCAGAATCAATGTCCAATATTGTTAACAAAAGTAACAACGAAGGCACATCAGATTTGCAAAACGTTATGAAAAAATGTTATAATATCAACAAAAGTAATGATAGTGAATTTGTAGACAACCTATTTGACGCTGTCAACGATATAATCTCTTTGGTTGACAGAGGATACTTCCCGGTGAAAGTTGAAAATCAATGTGTATATTTCACAAGAAAACGCGTTATACTACGTATCAAGGCGCTGACGTATCATGGGCTGGAAGTAAAACTCGGTGAAAGAATAAGCCTGAAGGTGGTGTTTGATATATGA